One Pseudomonas sp. FP1742 genomic window carries:
- a CDS encoding transposase → MTILTSQAVVGVDVAKAEVLVYRADLQTTQAISNNRAALKRWLKTLPAKSGIAVEATNIYHLDTVELAYELGHQVYVVDGYRLSHYRRGVGQRAKNDPCDARLLARYLAHEQGGLRAWSPPPKAYKALQSLLHRRAALIKARVSLAQSWANEPRLEEELKCLMETFKRSDLAIQKQLRDLSKEAGAAENIERCKAIEGVGVLTATGFATAFLRGEFKDSNAFIAFLGMDLRVDDSGKKTGSRSLTKKGDPEIRRLAHNSAMAACRSATWKPFYEGYLARGFKRTQALVILARKLARVAFALMKNQSEYQPNRPLQGCPAT, encoded by the coding sequence ATGACAATCCTTACTTCGCAAGCGGTCGTGGGTGTTGATGTGGCCAAGGCTGAGGTGCTCGTCTATCGCGCCGATCTGCAAACCACACAAGCCATCTCCAATAATCGAGCAGCACTCAAACGTTGGCTCAAGACGCTGCCCGCCAAAAGTGGCATTGCCGTTGAGGCCACCAACATTTACCACTTGGACACGGTTGAGTTGGCCTATGAGTTGGGTCATCAGGTCTACGTCGTGGACGGTTATCGCTTGAGTCATTACCGCCGCGGTGTCGGCCAACGAGCTAAAAATGATCCGTGTGATGCTCGTCTTCTGGCTCGGTATCTGGCGCATGAACAGGGTGGGTTACGCGCTTGGAGCCCGCCGCCCAAGGCTTACAAGGCCCTGCAAAGCCTGCTTCATCGACGGGCAGCACTGATCAAGGCGCGTGTCAGCCTGGCTCAGAGCTGGGCCAATGAGCCGCGCCTGGAAGAAGAGCTGAAATGTCTGATGGAGACGTTTAAGCGCTCGGATTTGGCCATTCAAAAACAGCTGCGTGACCTGAGCAAAGAGGCCGGAGCCGCCGAAAATATTGAGCGTTGCAAGGCCATTGAAGGCGTTGGTGTACTGACGGCAACTGGATTTGCGACGGCTTTTTTGCGTGGCGAGTTTAAGGACAGCAATGCCTTCATCGCTTTTTTGGGCATGGACTTGAGGGTCGATGACTCGGGAAAAAAGACGGGGAGTCGCAGTCTGACCAAGAAAGGGGATCCGGAAATACGACGTCTGGCCCACAACTCGGCCATGGCCGCCTGTCGTTCAGCGACCTGGAAACCATTTTATGAAGGGTACCTGGCCAGAGGTTTCAAGAGGACTCAGGCCCTGGTAATCCTTGCCCGAAAACTCGCCCGGGTGGCGTTCGCTCTGATGAAAAACCAGAGCGAATACCAACCGAATCGACCGTTGCAGGGTTGTCCTGCAACATAG
- a CDS encoding acyl-CoA dehydrogenase family protein — protein sequence MTDHQVINPLSTGTDYEALAERFRPIFQRIAAGAVEREQSRSLPNEPIQWLKDAGFGAVRVPVEYGGGGASLPQLFELLIELAEADSNVPQALRGHFAFAEDRLNSPPGPGRDLWFKRFVDGDIVGNAWTEIGAVAIGEVITKVSPHGEQWRLNGEKFYSTGSIFSDWIDVYAQRSDTGGDVIAAVRTRQPGIVQSDDWDGFGQRTTGSGTSRFTDAEVEAENIIDFATRFKYQTAFYQLVLLATLAGIGRSALRDVTHQVRERRRIYSHGNAQRVSEDSQVQQVVGEVAAWVYAAEASALKAAQPAQRAYLARFSGDEALERAANVAAEIESAKAQVVVSELIQRATTALFNALGASDVREGKSLDRHWRNARTVSSHNPVIYKARIVGDWAINGTEPPFVWQIGNGPVRK from the coding sequence ATGACCGATCACCAGGTAATCAACCCGCTGTCCACCGGCACTGACTATGAAGCACTGGCCGAACGCTTTCGGCCGATCTTCCAGCGCATCGCCGCCGGTGCCGTCGAGCGCGAGCAAAGCCGCAGCCTGCCGAACGAGCCGATTCAGTGGCTCAAGGACGCCGGTTTCGGCGCGGTGCGAGTGCCGGTTGAATACGGCGGTGGCGGCGCATCCTTGCCACAGTTGTTCGAATTGCTGATCGAACTGGCCGAAGCCGACTCCAACGTACCCCAGGCCCTGCGCGGGCATTTCGCCTTTGCCGAGGACCGCTTGAACTCACCCCCGGGGCCGGGCCGGGATCTGTGGTTCAAACGCTTTGTTGACGGAGACATCGTCGGCAATGCCTGGACCGAGATCGGCGCCGTGGCAATCGGCGAAGTGATCACCAAGGTTTCTCCCCATGGCGAGCAGTGGCGGCTCAATGGCGAGAAGTTCTACAGCACCGGCAGCATTTTCTCTGACTGGATCGACGTCTATGCCCAACGCAGCGATACCGGTGGCGACGTGATCGCCGCCGTCCGCACACGCCAGCCGGGGATTGTGCAGAGCGATGACTGGGACGGTTTCGGCCAGCGCACCACTGGCAGTGGCACCTCGCGCTTTACCGATGCCGAAGTGGAGGCTGAAAACATCATCGACTTCGCCACCCGTTTCAAATACCAGACGGCGTTTTATCAGTTGGTGCTGCTGGCGACCCTGGCCGGCATCGGCCGCTCTGCCTTGCGCGATGTGACGCATCAGGTGCGCGAGCGTAGACGCATCTATAGCCATGGCAATGCGCAGCGGGTCAGCGAGGATTCGCAAGTGCAGCAGGTGGTGGGTGAAGTGGCGGCGTGGGTGTATGCCGCCGAAGCCAGTGCCCTGAAAGCCGCACAACCGGCGCAGCGGGCTTATCTGGCACGGTTCTCAGGGGATGAAGCGCTGGAACGCGCGGCGAATGTGGCGGCGGAGATTGAATCGGCCAAAGCTCAGGTGGTGGTCTCGGAATTGATCCAGCGGGCGACTACGGCGCTGTTCAACGCCTTGGGCGCTTCGGATGTTCGCGAAGGTAAATCGCTGGATCGGCATTGGCGCAATGCGCGGACCGTGTCATCGCACAATCCGGTGATCTACAAGGCTCGGATTGTTGGGGACTGGGCGATTAACGGGACCGAACCGCCGTTTGTGTGGCAGATCGGTAATGGGCCTGTGCGCAAGTGA